The Macaca mulatta isolate MMU2019108-1 chromosome X, T2T-MMU8v2.0, whole genome shotgun sequence DNA window taagggtAATGTGTATAGCAGAGTAATGTAAGTATAACCAGGTAAGCGATGAGTTCATGGTAGCAATGATCATAAAAGGATTCTATTATAAACTATCACTGGACTCAAAATGGGAGTCCTAGCACAAAAGACACGTACTTGCCATCACTAAAACATTGCCTACCCAAATGATGCCTTTTCTCCACAAAATTGATCCCTGGTGAGGACTAACTATTGACTGCCCACTGAGTGGTGACTCCTTATACTAAGCACCACGAATACAGGGGCAAGAGAAGGATGTTTGGCTGCACAGACGGTGTTTTAGGCACCCATCCTCCCAGGGAACCCAAGAGAAGAGCCCTGTACCTCCTTAGTATATGGAGAACCCAAGCTCCCAAGCCATTTCCCCCAGGCCATCCTAATGGCACCCTCAGCCTTGGTGGGAGAAGCGACGATGTTCCCACCCATCACCTTTTAATAGCCACAGGAACCTGCCCGCCCACCCACTGCACGCCCATTGGCTGGACAGTGGTAGAGGCGAGCCCTGATGAGCGCATGCTCAGAGGGAGAAGTCAGAGGGGAACCTGGGAGCTCCTTTGGAGGCTGCGATGTCCCTGACTCTCCCAAGGGGGGCTCACTATCGGCTGGGTCCCATGCcacagaggctgaggaggagaagcaggaggtgaGTCCCTGAGGAGACGCCGTGACCTGAGGGCTTCCCTTACTGAGGAGACTTCGTGCTTCCTCTGTCACAAGcggtgcccaggctggtggtgACAACTGGGACGATGCTCAGGCTTCTGAGACTTGCTTTGGCCTTCTACGGGAGAACGGCCGACCCTGCAGAGCAACAGGGCCCACAGCAGCAGGGGCTCCCACAAGGTATTCCTCTGTGTGTCCACTTTTCCCCCACCCCAGAAGCCTCCCAGTAGGGGTTCTCCTCACCCCTGGAATGAGGCTGTGGTAACTCGGGCGGGTACAGCATGTGACGGCGGCTCCATCTTGTGTGTGCATGGGGAGGCAACCCTAGTCCTCAACAAGTCCCTGAGAACCAACTCCCAAACTCTCCTGTCCATCTAAAGCGGGAAAGGTGTTGACAGAGAAGACCTTGGGGGCTGTACCTCCTGTGCTTCCCCACGTGGTTGTGCAGCACATGCCTATTTATATTTCCAGTAGGCGAGAAACTCCCTAATTTGCGAGTGAATTTAGGCTTGTATCCCAAATGGGAATGTAATTTGAAGCCAAGTTGATACCTTATACTTATCCGATCCCGAAGGCACAGAACTCCTGTGGGGCAACTGCTGAGGTTTGATCCCTAAGTATTGCTGATCAGCTAGGCTTGtgcagaacaaaaaaagaaagaaaagaagaaggaaaaaaaaataaagaaaaccattCAGATGCCGTTTTGGGCTAGCCTTCAATCTCCAGATATCTTTTAGTCTGCTGAGACAGTTAAGTATCTATAGAAAGTGCTACTCATCATAATTGGTGATAATGATGAAGGAACATAATAGGAGCAGAAGCTTGACTCATATGTAGACATGGTGCTAACAGGTAACATTTACACACTCTTGTGCAAGGCACTCACAGCTCTCGACAGTTGGTGTGcatgttaatattaatattcacaagctgggctcggtggctcacacctgtaatcccagctctttgggagttccaggtaggtggatcacttgaggccaggaggtggagaccagcctgggcaacatggctaaaccccatctctactaacaattcaaaaattagctgggtgtggcggcacacacctgtagtcccagttgcttgggaggctgagacatgagaactgcttgaacctgggaggcggaggttgctgctagcccagattgcgccactgcactgcagccttggtgacaaagccagactctgctcaaaaaattaaaaaataatttaaaattttaacatttaaattttgataaattttaaaaaatattttaaaaacctacaacAACCCTATTAGTCGAAATTGTGATTGTTGTGGATTGACAGATGAAAACGAGGTCAGAGATGTTATAAAACTTCTCTGTCCAGGGTTATGCAGATGGTGAGTGTAAGACTTATTTGTAGTAGGTGTTTGCATTTGAGGCCAATAATATGACCTAGTTTCTTTATCTTGTAGGTGACACCCAGTTGAAAACTGTGCAGGGAGTTGTCACAAGTTTCTGTGGTGATTATGGCATGATTGATGAGTCGATCTTCTTCAGTAGTGATGTTGTGAGTGGCAACGTGCCTCTAAAAGTTGGACAAAAAGTAAATGTGGTTGTGGAAGATGATAAACCACTTTATGGATTCAGAGCAATCAAGGTGAGATGTGCATGAGTTTGGAAATTGTGTCTTATCCCAGTGGGCTTTCTTTctgcatctttcttttcttgtattaATCCAACATCTCTGCTGTGATCCGTAGAGGGGATGTAGACCGCAATTTGAAGCCCCACCCCTCTGAATCTGTGGGTTCTTCTGTTCTAATAGTTGTAGTAATTTGTGCTGTAAAACATAAAAGTTACTTATCTATTATTCTAATCTTTGAACAATAtgagtaacaataataattattgaacTCTTTATAATCCTGCAACTTCCCTTATCAGgtaaaaaaacattttctgtagtGTGCATTCATAGCAGTGGAATTTCTATGTCAAACCATGTGcgttgtaaatattttaaaaagagcttcATGGAATTATAAttccatgaagaatgtcatttgtattttcataggagttgcattgaatctgtagattgctttaggttacggacatttaacaatatttattcttcctgtccatgaacatatgatgtattttcattcattcctGCCTCCTTCAATTTCCTTTGTCAatggtttatagttttcagtgttgcaatccttcacctccttggttaaatttattcctattttaatttttttgaaggtgttgtaaatgggattgtttcttGATATCTTTCTCAGATAGTTCCCTATTgttatatagaaatgctactgattcttgtatgttgtttttttttttttttttttttttttttttttttttgagacggagtctcgctctgccgcccaggctggagtgcagtggccggatctcagctcactgcaagctccgcctcccgggttcacgccattctcctgcctcagcctcccgagtagctgggattacaggcgcccgccacctcgcccggctagtttttttgtattttttagtagagacggggtttcaccgtgtcagccaggatggtctcgatctcctgacctcgtgatccgcccgtctcggcctcccaaagtgctgggattacaggcttgagccaccgcacccagcccttgtATGTTGTTTGTGTGTCGTGCCACtttcctgaatttgtttattagacCTAGTAGCTTTTTGGTGATGTTTTCAGGGTTATTTATATATAAGAGCTTCCCGTCTGCAAACAGGGTCAATCTAAATTCTTCCTTTTGAATTtagatgccttttgtttcttcttgcctAATTTTTCTGGCTAGCACTTCCAGAAGTATGTGTGATAGAATGGGCAAAAGTGGGCATTTCTGTCCTGTTCCCCGTCTTAGAGGAAAAGCCTGGAacatttccccattcagtatgttgTTACCTGTGGGTTTATCATGTatgacctttattgtgttgaggtgcACTCCTCCTATATCTAATTTGTGGAGTTTTTAATCACGAAGGAGTGTGGAATTTGATCAAATTCTTATCCTGCTTAAATTGGAATGATCCTATgacttttgtcctttattctgttcatgtgatacagcacatttattgatttgtgtatgtagaaaattccttgcttCCCAGGGCTGAATCCCTCTAGAACATggtgaatgatttttttaatgtgctatgGAATTTGCTTTACTAATACTTTGTTAAAGATTTTGCAACTGTGTTGATCAGGAATTTTGGCATGTAGTTTTCTTCggttttctcttctttgtgtttcCTTGTCTGGGTTTTCCACCAGGGTAATGCGTTGTgacagaatgagtttggaagtgttcctcTCTtgcccgttttttttttttttttttttttttggaataggtTTAAAAGTATAGCTATTAAttattcttctttatatataaatttggTAGTATTAGGAAGGGAAGTCATTCCATCTTAGACTCTTCACTGATGGGggattttttattactgaatcaCTTTCCTTACTCATTAatgatctgttcagattttctatttattcaccATTACATCTCGgcaggttgtatgtgtccaggaatgtattcatttcttctaacTTCTCCTATTTGTAGCCAGATGATTGTTCATAATCTTCCTTATGATACGTTTTGTTTTGGTGATGTCAGTTGTgctgtctcctttttcatctttgattttagttatttgaatcttctctcttttttccttagtctagctaaagttttgttGATTTGCTTTACCTCTTCAAGAAACCAAGTCATTGTTTCATTGATATTTGTATTGTTCttctcatttctatttcatttatttctgctctgatctttatgaTTTAGGCCCTAATTTTGCATTgcaattttttcttgtttgtctAGTTCCTCAAGGTGCAGTGTGAGGTTGTTTATTGAAgatgcatattttcttttgaggTAGGCTTAATTGATGTAAATTTCacttttagaattgcttttgttGTATTTCATGGGTTTTCATATGTTGTGCCTTCATTTTGCTTCAACTCAAGAAATGTTTACACTTTGCttctaatttcttcattgatccattggttatttaggagcatgttttttaatttccatccACTTCTAAAGTTTCCACAGTTCctacttttattgatttctaatacTTCACCATTGTGGTTAGAGAACTGATTTGATCTTATTTCAAACTCCTTTAATTTGCTAGTATCTGTTTTATGGCCTGCCCCATAATCTATCCTCGAGAATGTTCCACATGCAGTTGGAAAGAATATGTGTTTTGGAGTatttggatggaatgttctgtaaatgactGTCAGGTCCATTTGGTCCAGAGTGCAGATAAATTCCACTTTTTGTGGAGTCAGTGTTCTGTTGGGGCAATCTGTTCATTGCTGCAAGttgggtgttgaagtcccctactattattgcaTTGCACTCTACCTCACCATTTAGACCTTAATATCTGCTTTGTATATTTAGGTGCTGCTATGTTGGGTCCATATTTTTGGAAATcattatatcctcttgatgaattgactccttcatcattatataatggtcttgatctctttttACAGTTTGTGATATGaatcttattttatttgaaatcagTTTAGCACCTCCTGCGCTCTTTTGGTTTCCCTTTACATGgaagaatatcttttttcatgCCTTCATTTTCAGTTTACAAATGTCTTTTAAGGAGAAGTGGGTCTCTCATAGGTttggttgttgctgttgttgctttttaaatttattcagctACTCTGTGCATTTTAGTTGGAGGATGTCATCCATTACTatcaaggtaattattgataggtaaggattTACTGTTGTCACTTAGAGAATTTTTTCTACCTATTTTGTAggtaatttcttcctttcttcctcttttactGTTTTCCTTGATGGATAAGAGATTTTTCTCTATTagtatgttttgcttttttatttgttttagtgtGTCTattacaggatttttttctttgtggataGCATGAGGCTTACAGAAACATAATCACAGCAGTTTATTTTACTGATAACATAACTTTGATCACAAAATGCAAACACTCTACCGTTTAACTCCACCCATGgattttgggttttctgtttcacactttactacaattttttatattttatatccctTAATTAATTattgtacttattttatttttactagttcAGTTCTTTAACCTTTACATGAAAGATATAAGTGATCTGGAAACCACCATTACCTTATTAGAATATTCTGAATTTGTGTAGTTACGTTTACTggtgagttttataccttcataTAATGTTTTTGCATTACTCATTAGCGTCCCTTATGCCAGTTGGAAGAACTCtccttagcatttcttgtaagacagttGTGGCGGTGAGGAAGTTTCTCAGCTGTGATTTCTCTGTAAAAGTCTTTATCTCCCCTTCACTTCTGGGTACATTATTCTTGGttagagatttttttccttgCGTTCCTAAAATAGACTATCCCACTCTTTCTTGGCCTTTTATGCTTCTGCTGAGAAGTCTTCTGGTAGGCATATTGGAAGTGCCTTATATATGATTTGCTTCGTTCTTCTTGCTGCTCTTgggattctttatttttcatctttgacAGTTTGATTTTAACATGTCAGGGGGTAATCTTATTTGGATTGTATCTGCATGCAGAACTTTGGTCATCCAGTACCTAGATGTTTGTAACTTTCTCTGAGTTTGGATGGCTCTCCATTATTATTTGAGATTGGATGGCtctccattattattttttaaatgatctttttaCTCCTCCCGCTTGAATGTGAATGACTCATACTATTGCTCTTCTGATATTGTCCCAGAAATccagtaagtttttttttctttccgtgccattccttttaattttgtctcctctgactgtatattttcaatgAAGCTATCTCCAAGTTTCCAGATTCTTTATTTTGCTCGATCAGTTGTTCTTTGGATGTTCTCTATTGTGTACTTccttcattgtatttttcaacttCTGGATTTGCTTggttttttaaacattctttcaATCTTTCTTTCAAATTACTCTGATAAATTCCGAATCATTTCTGTGTAattgttttcaaggttcacatagcatgtggaaaataaatattttgaattatttgttaaACAACTCATACATTCCTATCACTCTAGGGTCAATCACTGGCGCCTTGTTTTGTCAGTTTGGTGATGTCATGTTTTCCTTATTGTTCTTAATCTTTGTGGTCATGTGTTTGTATCTGTGTATTGAAGAAGTAGGTATTCATTTCAGTCTTTGCAGTCTAGCTTTTAGGGGACATCCTTTAGCAGTAAGCCTGTCCGGAAACTCTACATAGGTCTCTTTTGGTCCTTATGCTTGTGAACACTGCAGCTATTGAAGTCCTAGGGGGCTGCCTATTCCCAGGGACACAACGACAGATGCTACAATGGCTGAGATTCCCTTGGTTATGGAGGCTGGTCCCTAGTGAGACTGGAATCCAAACCTCCATTCACTGAGAACTCCCTGTGGCTGTAGAATATTCTGAGCATAAGGCCACTGGAATCACTCGACAGAGATGTAGACCAGGTATTGAGTTTGTTTTGCTGTGGTTGTGGCTTTCTGTCTGGTGCCAGGGTGGGTCTAGAGACTCTGTCCACAAGTACCATCTGAGAGTCAGGGGCCATGGGCGTCTGTCAAGTGGTGACCTGATATTGGGTTCCCAGGCAATGTCCTATGCTTGCTACTATCTCTCTCCTCTGGGTGGATGGTATCTCTCTCTATGCTGTGCTGTTGAAGGTCGGGGAAGGGGTGATATGGGTAATGTAAAACTGTTCTTACTACCCTCTTCAatgcatcttttcttattttcatgcTATAACTGGGTACCATGGTCTCTCATCTGGTTTCCTTATGTCAAATGAGGGTATTTTCATACAAGGATAGTTTTTCACATTGATGTTTCTGCAGGAGGACGATCACTGGAGAGTCCCATTTTTCCCTCTtgctcccctcctcctccatctatttaatttttacatgctATAAATATGTCCATCTTGTCCACGTGGCTTCTGTGTTCAGGAAGTATCCTTAGGCTAATTCTAAGACATAATTTACAGGAGTATTCACTTAGCTTTTCTTCTgaaagtcattcatttatttatatctaaaCATACAGCCAGTCTGGGTTTGCTTTTCATGTGCAGGACTGAGAGAAGGATCCACATCTTGTTTCACTACTGGCTACTCAGTTGTCCCTCAACATTATCTGTTTGTACCTGCTGTTGTGTTGGTGGCATTTGCAAGGCATAAGAAAGAGAGTTGGGAGCCATGAGACGTGGGCAAAGTTTTAGTCTGCAATATGTCTGTGAGTTGGCATGGagtcaaggctcagagaggtccaAGGGTCCTATGGATCACCCACTTGGATACTGTCAAAAGTGGGGATAGATACATGGGCAGGAGACTGGTGCCTCATTCCTTCATGATAGTAGGTGAGGGGAAAATAAACATCAGATTGGTATTGACAGTTGGAAAGGCACCAGTTAAGAAATGGGAATAGCAGCAAACTaggctatttttaaaaccatgaaaaaTTACTGACAACTCAGTGGCTCAAGTTTCCATCAGAAGTCTTTGATCAGCAAATTCCAACCCTAGGAGTTTATCCTATAGTTCAGTCAGGCAAGTAGCCCAAATGCTAGGATACAAGTGAAATGTCTAATTACGTGGAATTGGGTTAGTAAATTATGGCACATCCATTAATTGGGATTCCCTATGACTCTTTCTGTCCTTTCTTGTTATTTAAAAACCTTTGTGTTAATTTAATGTGATACTTTAATACTGAATACCATGctaatttgcttttaaaacaggcatttacatatgtatatatatttgtgcacAGACAAAAACATCAGGATGAGTGTTACTGCCAAAATGTAGTCCCTGGTGGTCTCTTGGTAATGGAATATGGATTATGGGGTAACCGCGTTTTGCTGTCTGCatatctggtttttgtttttcctatttttagtgcAATGAACTTGCATTATTTCTGTAAGTTTTAAGGATTATAAAATAAGGACTATTACACTTCCAATAAGGAAAAAGGTTTGTATGCCTCTTTATTGTAGATAAAGTAAAGCCCTAATTTGGCTTGGTTTTTTGAACCTTCCCCAGTTGAGGTTATTGCTCCAACTTTATCTTGTGCTTCTCTCTCCTAGGCCTGGATCTCGAATGTTAGGATTTTGCTCCCTAGGCTCCtaacttctgttgtttttttctctccgCCTCCCTGCTCCTCTACCCCTGTTTACAAGGTTACACCTCTGTCTTCTTTCACAACCCAGCACAAATCTGACTTCCCCCAAGCAATGCCCCTATTTTCTCCCTGTCTGAAATGTTCTCCCTCTAGATAATTCACAGAAACCATTTTGAACTAGTTTTATATCCTTCATCGCAACCTGCTTATGACTACATACCTTTCCACTTTACCGTCATTTCATTGTGAATTTCTGCAGGCTAAGGAcggtattttttaaatcttggaaTCTAATGGTACAGGAGCATTAAACTCAGGTAGGCAATTAATGTTTTGGGATACATTTCACAATTCTTGAAGCACACACATGACTTTTACCATCATCTCAAGTCAATGGTCCATTTGCCAAGTGAACTATATTCACCAGTGTTTAGGATGgctgttgaaaatatttttgaatacaaGTGTTTTAATCATGTAATTTCCatgtttaaatttgtattatttttgaagTAACTCTTTCCTAAATCTTACAGGTGGATGTTGTGCCTCACCGCCTTTATGGTGCTGTACCCTCAGACTCAGGAACCAGAGTTTTAATTGGATGTGTTACTTCTATAAGTGAAGATACTATTTATATTAGTAAcagcatttatttttccatagacATTTTTTCTGAAGGTATGATTTACATTTTGAGATATACGatctaattcttaaatttttgaaAGGATTTTAGTCCTGGAACAACTTTTACAGTGTACTTGGCTTCAGTCAATGGCTCTTCAATGTTAGAAGTAGACCGTTCCAATCAAAATTAGGTACAATATAGGGGCAAATAGACAGTATTATAAATTGTGTGCTGTCGGCTATTGTGTGTTCATTTGTTCAATGCTCTCAGCAATGCCTGGATA harbors:
- the CXHXorf48 gene encoding BRCA2-interacting protein — its product is MLRLLRLALAFYGRTADPAEQQGPQQQGLPQGDTQLKTVQGVVTSFCGDYGMIDESIFFSSDVVSGNVPLKVGQKVNVVVEDDKPLYGFRAIKVDVVPHRLYGAVPSDSGTRVLIGCVTSISEDTIYISNSIYFSIDIFSEDFVPYKGDLLEVEYSTEPGISNIKATSVKPTRCIHAEEVCITSVHGRNGVIDYTIFFTLDSVKLPDGYIPQVYDIVNVVMVESIQFCYIWRAVSVTPAQKSSSGFQDDGGLGRPKKERRSQSI